A genome region from Mycobacterium sp. 3519A includes the following:
- a CDS encoding DUF4126 family protein yields the protein MTQVIVLVLAVLIGVIAGLRALTAPAVVAWGAFFGWIDVDGKWSEWVAHPITVTVLSIFLLVELVTDQLPKTPSRRTPPQFITRLITGAFAGAVIGSVSHHTFIGMGAGIIGAVLGTLGGAEARSRLVASNGGKDRPVAIGEDVVAVGGGFLIAFLVSFAPLV from the coding sequence ATGACGCAGGTGATCGTTCTCGTGCTCGCTGTGCTGATCGGCGTGATCGCGGGTCTGCGCGCGCTCACGGCACCGGCCGTGGTGGCATGGGGGGCGTTTTTCGGCTGGATCGACGTCGACGGCAAATGGTCGGAGTGGGTGGCGCATCCGATCACCGTCACCGTGCTGAGCATTTTCCTGCTCGTCGAATTGGTCACCGACCAGCTGCCCAAAACGCCGAGCCGCAGGACGCCGCCGCAGTTCATCACCCGGCTGATCACCGGGGCGTTCGCTGGCGCGGTGATCGGCAGCGTTTCGCACCACACCTTCATCGGGATGGGCGCGGGCATCATCGGCGCGGTGCTCGGCACGCTGGGCGGCGCCGAAGCCCGCAGTCGCCTGGTGGCATCCAACGGCGGTAAGGACCGACCGGTGGCCATCGGCGAAGATGTCGTGGCTGTCGGTGGCGGTTTCCTGATCGCGTTCCTCGTCAGCTTCGCGCCACTGGTCTAG
- the hisG gene encoding ATP phosphoribosyltransferase, with protein sequence MNGTLRVAVPNKGTLSEPAAEILSEAGYRRRTDAKDLTVIDPVNNVEFFFLRPKDIAIYVGSGQLDLGITGRDLAQESDAPIRERLALGFGSSTFRYAAPAGRQWRVEDLAGKRIATAFPNLVRKDLARRGIDATVIRLDGAVEISVQLGVADAIADVVGSGRTLSLHDLVAFGDALCDSEAVLIEREDAGEHNAAARDQLAGRVQGVVFGQQYLMLDYDCPRSVLDDATAVTPGLESPTIAPLADPAWVAVRALVPRRDVNAIMDELAAIGAKAILASDIRFCRF encoded by the coding sequence GGCCGCTGAGATCTTGTCGGAGGCGGGTTACCGGCGCCGCACCGACGCCAAGGATCTGACCGTCATCGACCCGGTCAACAACGTCGAGTTCTTTTTCCTGCGCCCCAAAGACATTGCGATCTATGTTGGATCGGGGCAGCTCGACCTGGGCATCACCGGTCGCGATCTCGCGCAGGAGTCCGACGCGCCGATCCGGGAACGTCTCGCGCTCGGCTTCGGCTCGTCGACGTTCCGCTACGCGGCGCCTGCGGGCAGGCAGTGGCGCGTCGAAGACCTTGCAGGCAAGCGGATCGCCACCGCGTTTCCCAACCTGGTGCGAAAAGACCTGGCCCGCAGGGGGATTGACGCCACGGTCATCCGACTCGACGGTGCCGTCGAGATTTCGGTGCAACTCGGCGTCGCCGACGCCATCGCCGACGTGGTCGGATCCGGCCGCACGCTGTCGTTGCATGACCTGGTCGCGTTCGGCGATGCGCTGTGCGACTCCGAGGCGGTCCTCATCGAACGCGAGGACGCCGGCGAGCACAACGCCGCTGCCCGCGATCAACTCGCGGGCCGGGTACAGGGTGTGGTGTTCGGGCAGCAGTATCTGATGCTGGACTACGACTGTCCGCGCAGCGTCCTCGACGACGCGACTGCCGTCACACCGGGTCTCGAATCCCCGACGATCGCACCGCTCGCCGATCCGGCGTGGGTTGCGGTGCGGGCCTTGGTGCCTCGTCGTGACGTCAACGCGATCATGGACGAGCTTGCCGCGATCGGTGCCAAGGCGATCCTGGCGTCTGACATCCGGTTCTGCCGGTTCTGA